GCAATAAAGCAGGATATAATGAGTGAGATAAAAATACCTAAATAAGGAATTACGTTTAATAAACCTGTTAAAACAGCTAAAAGGATAGCGTATTTTACCCCTAAAACAGTGAGTACTATAGAGGTAAGAATGGATACAATAATCACCTGAAGACACAGTCCGAAGATGTATTTCTTGGTCATGACACGAATTTCATTCACCGCTGCCTGAACACTTGATTTATGTCTTTCATTAAAAACCGTTACAATAAAGTTGTTCAACAGTCTTCTGTAATTTAAAATAAAGATAAAAAACAGGGTGAAAAATATGATAAAACCAAATCCTGTTGAGAAAATACCAAAAGTAAATCCTAAAATGGCACCGGAAGAAGATAAAAGCTTATTCAATCCCTGATTGATGTAATCTACCTGCTCGTCTACTTTTACATTGAATGTTTTGGAAACCCAATGTTGAGCATTATTAAAAACGGTAGTCAGCTGCTCTCTTAAATGAGGCAAATCTTTGCTAAAATCTGATAATTGATTGGTGAAAAAATAAATAAGCCCCGCTAAAATAATCAACATAATGAATACGGAAGTCATTGTTGACATAGATCTTGGAAATCTTAGTTTCTTTTCCATGAAAGTGGCTGCCGGCAAAAACAGCATGGCCATCAGGAATGCAAAGAAAAATGGAGCTAAAATGGTTTGCCCCAAAGCTAAAAGATACCCGATCCCAATGATCGAAATAACGACAAGGGTAAGCTTGACAAGGAAAGGAAGTCTAAGAAAGTTCATAATCTAAAATCTGCAGTGTGGAATAAAAATAAGAAAAACCCGTCGATTTGAAGAATTTTTTATTCAAACAGTGTGGATTTTTCTTTCTGCACATCAAATTCCATTCCTAAATCCTTACTATTTAAACAGAAACACGCTCTGGAATTCAGAACGTGTTTCTTATTGAGAAGTTAATATGTAAATAAATTGTTTTTATTTTTCAATAGCAATATCAATGACTTCTTCCATTCTATTGACATAATGCACTTTCAGATTTTTTAAATAATCTTTTTTGATTTCTTCCACATCTTTTCTGTTAGCCTCACAAAGAATAACATCTTTTACTCCGGCTCTGGTTGCCGCAAGAAGCTTTTCCTTGATTCCGCCTACAGGAAGTACTTTTCCTCTTAAAGTAATTTCTCCCGTCATGGCAAGGTGAGGTTTGATCTTTTTGTTTTTAAAAGAAGAAACCATTGAAGTCAGCATGGCAATACCAGCCGAAGGACCATCTTTAGGAGTTGCTCCTTCAGGGACATGAACGTGGATGTTTTTCTTATCCAGGTCTTCCTGGGCAATTCCAAGCTCATCATGTTTAGCCTTAATGTATTCTAGGGCAATAGTAGCAGATTCCTTCATTACGGTTCCCAGATTTCCGGTCATCGTTAAAGCTCCTTTACCGTTGCTTAGAATACTTTCAATATACAGAATATCTCCACCTACGCTTGTCCAGGCAAGACCTGTTACAACACCGGGAACTCCTGTGATTTCAGATAAAC
This Chryseobacterium sp. G0162 DNA region includes the following protein-coding sequences:
- a CDS encoding AI-2E family transporter — its product is MNFLRLPFLVKLTLVVISIIGIGYLLALGQTILAPFFFAFLMAMLFLPAATFMEKKLRFPRSMSTMTSVFIMLIILAGLIYFFTNQLSDFSKDLPHLREQLTTVFNNAQHWVSKTFNVKVDEQVDYINQGLNKLLSSSGAILGFTFGIFSTGFGFIIFFTLFFIFILNYRRLLNNFIVTVFNERHKSSVQAAVNEIRVMTKKYIFGLCLQVIIVSILTSIVLTVLGVKYAILLAVLTGLLNVIPYLGIFISLIISCFIAFATASPSTCIYVAIGYIGIHAVDGNIVLPFVVGSRVKINALFSFIGILLGEHLWGIAGMFLCIPAIAIIKIICEKVEDLKPWGKLLGEEEKPNKKKKSYKISKNITLKEMD